Part of the Streptomyces sp. NBC_01264 genome, GTGCCCGCGAGGGTGCGGTGGCCGAAGGATCCGCTAACTGCGGACGTCCTGCGCAGGTGTTCAAGGAAAGTTCCCGAAACTCGCTTTCGGTTGAGCTACGCCCTGGCGCCTGCGCCGGGGCGTTTCGTGTTTATGCCCCTTCTGAGCGGTCCTCATCACCCGGAAGGAGGCCGACGCACTATGCCGACGCCCAACAAGGCTGCCGCGGTAGCCGAGCTCACGGACCAGTTCCGCGACTCGAACGCCGCCGTGCTGACCGAGTACCGGGGTCTCACCGTCGCGCAGCTCAAGACGCTGCGTCGCTCTCTCGGTGAGAACGCCCAGTACGCCGTGGTGAAGAACACGCTGACCAAGATTGCGGCCAACCAGGCCGGGATCACCGCGCTGGACGAGCACTTCGCTGGTCCCACCGCGGTCGCCTTCATCACCGGTGACCCGGTGGAGTCGGCGAAGAGCCTGCGTGACTTCGCCAAGGAAAACCCGAACCTCATCATCAAGGCGGGTGTCCTTGATGGTAAGGCGCTCACCGCCGATGAGATCAAGAAGCTTGCGGACCTCGAGTCCCGCGAGGTTCTGCTCAGCAAGCTGGCCGGCGCGTTCAAGGGCAAGCAGTCTCAGGCTGCCTCGCTCTTCCAGGCGCTGCCGTCGAAGTTCGTCCGCACTGCGGAAGCGCTTCGCGTCAAGCTCGCCGAGCAGGGCGGTGCCGAGTAATTCGGCTCGCGCACTGATCCACGCCGCCTAGTGCGTGGGTCAAAGCGGGCCGTTACGCCCGCCTCTATATACATCCGGCACCTGCCGATTTAGTGGAAGGATCGCCCATCATGGCGAAGCTCAGCCAGGAAGACCTGCTCGCTCAGTTCGAGGAGCTCACCCTCATCGAGCTCTCCGAGTTCGTGAAGGCGTTCGAGGAGAAGTTCGACGTCACCGCCGCCGCGGCCGTCGCCGTTGCCGGCCCCGCCGCCGGTGGCGCTGCCCCCGAGGCCGCTGAGGAGCAGGACGAGTTCGACGTCATCCTCGAGGGTGCCGGCGACAAGAAGATCCAGGTCATCAAGGTCGTGCGCGAGCTCACCTCCCTGGGCCTCAAGGAGGCCAAGGACCTCGTCGACGGCGCTCCGAAGCCGATCCTCGAGAAGGTCGCCAAGGAGGCCGCTGACAAGGCTGCCGAGTCCCTCAAGGCTGCCGGCGCGTCTGTGACCGTCAAGTAACACCTCTGGGGCCCTTCTGGGACCCATTCCAAGGGCGATCACCCGTAAGGGTGGTCGCCCTTTGGCGTACCCGGAGTGCCTGACTTGCCCCAGTCTCGTTGGGGAGTAGGGTGATCTTCGTTGCTCTGCGGCAGGGTCCTTCGATGATCCGCTCGGAGCAGGGGGCCTTGACGAACTGGACGCGGCGCGCAATTCTCAGATCCGTCGTGAGATCGGCAGGCCCGATCCGAGATCCGAGGCATGGATCGGGTCCGTATCGGGCATGGATCGACTACGAAGAGGGCAGTACTGCTACGCGCTCCGTATGCGAGCCGAGCGGGACACGCGGTTGTTTCAACGACATGGGGAAGGCCTGTTGCCGGTTTCCGGAAACCTGGTCTGGACATCAGTGAGCCTAGTGGCTACACTGACCCTTTGCGCTGCCTGTTAGCTGCCCCCTGCCCGTCGCCAGGGGCATGCCCACGCATGAGCACACTTGATTGAACGGCCCTGAGCTGGTCCTTTTGACCAGATGGGGGGCGCTTGTCTTCTGTGTCAGCTGGGACCGGTACGCGCGTAGTGAGTCCGAGCCCTCGGAAGGACCCCCTCTTGGCCGCCTCGCGCAACGCCTCGACCAATACGAACAACGGTGCCAGCACCGCCCCGCTGCGCATCTCCTTTGCAAAGATCAAGGAGCCCCTCGAGGTTCCGAACCTCCTGGCGCTGCAGACCGAGAGCTTTGACTGGCTGCTCGGTAACGCCGCCTGGAAGTCTCGCGTCGAGTCGGCGCTTGAGAGCGGACAGGACGTTCCCACCAAGTCCGGTCTGGAAGAGATCTTCGAGGAGATCTCGCCGATCGAGGACTTCTCCGGGTCGATGTCGCTGACGTTCCGCGACCACCGTTTCGAGCCGGCGAAGAACTCGGTCGACGAGTGCAAGGACCGCGACTTCACGTACGCGGCGCCGCTTTTCGTCACTGCCGAGTTCACGAACAACGAGACCGGAGAGATCAAGTCTCAGACGGTCTTCATGGGCGATTTCCCGCTCATGACCAACAAGGGCACCTTCGTCATCAACGGCACCGAGCGTGTCGTCGTGTCGCAGCTTGTCCGTTCCCCCGGTGTCTACTTCGACTCCTCCATCGACAAGACGTCCGACAAGGACATCTTCGCCGCCAAGATCATCCCTTCCCGGGGTGCCTGGCTCGAGATGGAGATCGACAAGCGCGACATGGTCGGTGTTCGCATCGACCGCAAGCGCAAGCAGTCCGTCACCGTCCTCCTGAAGGCTCTCGGCTGGACCACCGAGCAGATCCTCGAGGAGTTCGGCGAGTACGAGTCCATGCGCGCCACCCTGGAGAAGGACCACACCCAGGGGCAGGACGACGCGCTGCTCGACATCTACCGCAAGCTGCGTCCGGGCGAACCGCCGACCCGCGAGGCCGCTCAGACGCTGCTCGAGAACCTCTACTTCAACCCGAAGCGCTACGACCTCGCGAAGGTCGGCCGCTACAAGGTGAACAAGAAGCTCGGCGCGGACGAGCCGCTGGACGCCGGCGTGCTCACCACCGACGACGTCATCGCGACCATCAAGTACCTGGTCAAGCTGCACGCCGGTGAGACCGAGACCGTCGGTGAGTCGGGTCGTTCGATCGTCGTCGAGACCGACGACATCGACCACTTCGGCAACCGTCGTCTGCGCAACGTCGGCGAGCTCATCCAGAACCAGGTCCGTACGGGTCTGGCTCGTATGGAGCGCGTCGTCCGCGAGCGGATGACGACCCAGGACGTCGAGGCGATCACGCCGCAGACCCTGATCAACATCCGGCCGGTCGTCGCCTCCATCAAGGAGTTCTTCGGCACCAGCCAGCTGTCGCAGTTCATGGACCAGAACAACCCGCTGTCGGGTCTCACCCACAAGCGCCGTCTGTCGGCGCTTGGCCCGGGTGGTCTGTCCCGTGAGCGGGCCGGCTTCGAGGTCCGAGACGTTCACCCGTCGCACTACGGCCGCATGTGCCCGATCGAGACCCCTGAAGGCCCGAACATCGGTCTGATCGGCTCGCTCGCGTCCTACGGTCGCGTCAACGCGTTCGGTTTCGTCGAGACCCCGTACCGCAAGGTCATCGACGGTGTCGTCACCGACGAGGTCGACTACCTGACGGCCGACGAGGAAGACCGCTTCGTCATCGCCCAGGCCAACGCCGGCCTGTCCGACGAGATGCGCTTCACGGAGAACCGCGTACTGGTTCGCCGTCGTGGCGGCGAGATCGACTACATCGCCGGCGACGACGTCGACTACATGGACGTCTCCCCGCGCCAGATGGTGTCCGTCGCCACCGCGATGATCCCCTTCCTGGAGCACGACGACGCCAACCGTGCCCTCATGGGCGCGAACATGATGCGCCAGGCCGTTCCGCTCATCAAGGCGGAGGCGCCGCTCGTCGGCACCGGCATGGAGTACCGCTGTGCGGTCGACGCCGGTGACTCGATCCGTGCGGAGAAGGACGGTGTCGTCCAGGAGGTCTCGGCCGACTACATCACCGTCGCCAACGACGACGGCACGTACACCACGTACCGCGTCGCCAAGTTCTCCCGCTCTAACCAGGGCACCTCGGTCAACCAGAAGGTCATCGTCAACGAGGGTGACCGGATCATCGAGTCCCAGGTCCTCGCTGACGGGCCTGCGACCGAAGAGGGCGAAATGGCCCTCGGCAAGAACCTGCTCGTCGCGTTCATGCCCTGGGAAGGTCACAACTACGAGGACGCGATCATCCTGTCGCAGCGCCTCGTACAGGACGACGTCCTCTCCTCGATCCACATCGAGGAGCACGAGGTCGATGCCCGTGACACCAAGCTGGGCCCCGAGGAGATCACCCGGGACATCCCGAACGTCTCCGAGGAGGTCCTGGCGGACCTCGACGAGCGCGGCATCATCCGCATCGGTGCGGACGTAGTCGCCGGCGACATCCTGGTCGGAAAGGTCACGCCCAAGGGCGAGACCGAGCTGACCCCGGAAGAGCGCCTGCTCCGCGCGATCTTCGGTGAGAAGGCCCGCGAGGTGCGTGACACCTCGCTCAAGGTTCCTCACGGTGAGATCGGCAAGGTCATCGGTGTCCGCGTCTTCGACCGCGAGGAGGGCGACGAGCTTCCCCCGGGCGTGAACCAGCTGGTCCGCGTCTACGTCGCCCAGAAGCGCAAGATCACCGACGGTGACAAGCTCGCCGGCCGCCACGGCAACAAGGGTGTCATCTCCAAGATCCTTCCGATCGAGGACATGCCCTTCCTTGAGGACGGCACGCCGGTCGACATCATCCTGAACCCGCTGGGTGTCCCGTCCCGAATGAACCCGGGACAGGTCCTGGAGATCCACCTCGGCTGGCTCGCCAGCCGCGGCTGGGACGTCTCCGGCCTCGCGGAGGAGTGGGCCGAGCGACTGAAGGTCATCGGCGCCGACCGCGTCGAGCCCGGTACCAACGTCGCCACCCCGGTGTTCGACGGTGCCCGTGAGGACGAGATCTCCGGCCTCTTCGAGCACACGATCCCGAACCGCGACGGGGACCGCCTGGTCCTCCCGTCCGGCAAGGCGCGTCTGTTCGACGGCCGCTCCGGCGAGCCGTTCCCGGAGCCGGTCTCGGTCGGCTACATGTACATCCTGAAGCTCCACCACCTGGTCGATGACAAGCTCCACGCTCGGTCGACCGGTCCGTACTCGATGATCACGCAGCAGCCGCTGGGTGGTAAGGCGCAGTTCGGTGGCCAGCGCTTCGGTGAGATGGAGGTGTGGGCGCTCGAGGCTTATGGCGCCGCTTACGCCCTCCAGGAGCTCCTGACCATCAAGTCCGATGACGTGACCGGCCGCGTGAAGGTCTACGAGGCCATCGTCAAGGGCGAGAACATCCCCGAGCCGGGCATTCCCGAGTCCTTCAAGGTGCTCATCAAGGAAATGCAGTCGCTCTGCCTCAACGTGGAGGTGCTGTCCTCGGACGGCATGTCCATCGAGATGCGCGACACCGACGAGGACGTCTTCCGCGCGGCGGAGGAGCTCGGTATCGACCTGTCCCGGCGCGAGCCGAGCAGCGTCGAAGAGGTCTGACGGGCCTGACGGGGGGCTCGCTCAAGAGCCCCCCGTCATCCCCGGGACCGTTCAGACCATGATTGAGACTCGACCCCGAAAGAGGGATTGACGCACAGTGCTCGACGTCAACTTCTTCGACGAGCTGCGGATCGGCCTTGCCACCGCGGACGACATCCGAACCTGGTCCCACGGCGAGGTCAAGAAGCCGGAGACCATCAACTACCGCACCCTCAAGCCCGAGAAGGACGGACTCTTCTGCGAGAAGATCTTCGGTCCGACCCGGGACTGGGAGTGCTACTGCGGTAAGTACAAGCGTGTCCGCTTCAAGGGCATCATCTGTGAGCGTTGTGGCGTCGAAGTCACGCGCGCCAAGGTGCGTCGCGAGCGGATGGGCCACATCGAGCTTGCCGCTCCCGTCACCCACATCTGGTACTTCAAGGGCGTTCCGTCGCGTCTTGGCTACCTGCTGGACCTCGCGCCGAAGGACCTCGAAAAGGTCATCTACTTCGCCGCGTACATGATCACGTTCGTGGACGACGAGCGCCGCACCCGCGACCTCCCGTCCCTGGAGGCGCACGTCTCCGTCGAGCGCCAGCAGATCGAGAACCGACGCGACTCGGACCTCGAAGGCCGCGCCAAGAAGCTCGAGACCGACCTGGCCGAGCTCGAGGCCGAGGGCGCCAAGGCCGACGTACGCCGCAAGGTGCGCGAAGGTGCCGAGCGCGAGATGAAGCAGCTCCGTGACCGCGCCCAGCGCGAGATCGACCGCCTCGACGAGGTGTGGGCCCGCTTCAAGAACCTCAAGGTCCAGGACCTCGAGGGCGACGAGCTGCTCTACCGCGAGCTGCGCGACCGCTTCGGTACGTACTTCGACGGCTGCATGGGCGCCGCGGCGCTCCAGAAGCGTCTGGAGTCCTTCGACCTCGACGAAGAGGCCGAGCGCCTCCGCGAGATCATCCGTACCGGCAAGGGCCAGAAGAAGACCCGTGCGCTCAAGCGCCTCAAGGTCGTCTCCGCGTTCCTGCAGACCAGCAACAAGCCCAAGGGCATGGTTCTGGACTGCGTGCCGGTGATCCCGCCGGACCTGCGTCCGATGGTGCAGCTGGACGGTGGCCGCTTCGCGACCTCCGACCTGAACGACCTGTACCGCCGCGTGATCAACCGCAACAACCGTCTGAAGCGCCTTCTCGACCTCGGTGCCCCCGAGATCATCGTGAACAACGAGAAGCGCATGCTTCAGGAGGCCGTCGACGCACTCTTCGACAACGGTCGTCGTGGTCGTCCGGTGACCGGTCCCGGTAACCGCCCGCTGAAGTCCCTGAGCGACATGCTCAAGGGCAAGCAGGGTCGATTCCGTCAGAACCTTCTCGGCAAGCGCGTGGACTACTCCGCGCGTTCCGTGATCGTCGTCGGTCCCCAGCTGAAGCTGCACCAGTGTGGTCTGCCCAAGGCCATGGCGCTGGAGCTCTTCAAGCCGTTCGTGATGAAGCGCCTGGTCGACCTGAACCACGCGCAGAACATCAAGTCGGCGAAGCGCATGGTCGAGCGCGGCCGCACGGTCGTCTACGACGTGCTCGAAGAGGTCATCGCCGAGCACCCGGTTCTGCTGAACCGTGCGCCCACGCTGCACCGCCTCGGCATCCAGGCCTTCGAGCCCCAGCTGGTCGAAGGCAAGGCCATCCAGATCCACCCGCTCGTCTGCACCGCGTTCAACGCGGACTTCGACGGTGACCAGATGGCCGTGCACCTGCCGCTTTCGGCAGAGGCGCAGGCCGAGGCCCGCATCCTGATGCTGTCCTCGAACAACATCCTGAAGCCGGCGGACGGTCGTCCCGTCACCATGCCGACCCAGGACATGGTGCTGGGTCTGTTCTTCCTCACCACCGACGGCGAGCTCCGTGACGTCAAGGGCGAGGGCCGCGCGTTCGGCTCGACCGCCGAGGCGACCATGGCGTTCGACAACGGTGAGCTGGCTCTCCAGTCGGCCGTCGACATCCGCTTCCCGGTGGGCACCATCCCGCCGCGCGGCTGGGTGGCGCCGATCGCCGAAGAGGGCGAGCAGGAGTTCCAGCCGGGCGACAGCTTCCGTCTGAAGACGACCCTGGGCCGCGCGCTCTTCAACGAGCTGCTGCCCGAGGACTACCCGTTCGTCGACTACTCGGTGGGCAAGAAGCAGCTCTCCGAGATCGTCAACGACCTGGCGGAGCGCTACCCCAAGGTCATCGTGGCGGCGACGCTCGACAACCTGAAGGCGGCCGGCTTCCACTGGGCGACCCGTTCGGGCGTCACCGTGGCCATCTCCGACGTCGTCGTGCCCGAGGCCAAGAAGGCCATCGTCAAGGGCTACGAGGAGCTGGACGAGAAGGTCCAGAAGCAGTACGAGCGCGGTCTGATCACCAAGGACGAGCGCACGCAGGAGCTCATCGCGATCTGGACCAAGGCGACCAACGAGGTTGCCGAGGCGATGAACGCGAACTTCCCCAAGACGAACCCCATCTTCATGATGGTTGACTCGGGTGCCCGAGGAAACATGATGCAGATGCGACAGATCGCCGGTATGCGTGGTCTGGTGTCGAACGCGAAGAACGAGACCATCCCGCGTCCGATCAAGGCGTCCTTCCGTGAGGGCCTCACCGTTCTGGAGTACTTCATCTCCACGCACGGTGCCCGTAAGGGTCTGGCGGACACCGCCCTGCGTACCGCCGACTCGGGTTACCTCACCCGTCGTCTGGTGGACGTCTCGCAGGACGTCATCATCCGCGAGGAGGACTGCGGCACCGAGCGCGGCCTGAAGCTGAAGATCGCCGTTCGCGGCGAGGACGGCGTGCTGCGCAAGGCCGACGACGTCGAGACCTCGATCTACGCCCGCATGCTGGCCGAGGACGTCGTCATCGACGGCAAGGTCATCGCGCCGGCCAACGTCGACCTCGGTGACGTGCTCATCGACGCCCTGGTCGCCAACGGCGTCGAGGAGGTCAAGACCCGCTCGGTCCTGACCTGTGAGTCCGCGGTCGGCACCTGTGCCTTCTGCTACGGACGCTCGCTCGCCACCGGCAAGCTGGTCGACATCGGTGAGGCGGTCGGCATCATCGCCGCCCAGTCCATCGGTGAGCCCGGTACCCAGCTGACGATGCGTACCTTCCACACCGGTGGTGTGGCCGGTGACGACATCACGCAGGGTCTGCCGCGTGTCGTCGAGCTCTTCGAGGCCCGTACCCCGAAGGGTGTCGCCCCGATCTCCGAGGCCGCCGGCCGCGTGCGGATCGAGGAGACCGAGAAGACGAAGAAGATCGTCATCACGCCCGACGACGGCAGCGAGGAGACGGCCTTCCCGATCTCCAAGCGCGCCAAGGTCATCGTCGGCGAGGGCGACCACGTCGAGGTCGGCCAGAAGCTGACCATGGGTGCCACCAACCCGCACGACGTGCTGCGCATCCTCGGTCAGCGTGCGGTCCAGGTCCACCTGGTCGGCGAAGTCCAGAAGGTCTACAACTCGCAGGGCGTGTCGATCCACGACAAGCACATCGAGATCATCATCCGGCAGATGCTGCGCCGCGTGACGATCATCGAGTCCGGCGACGCGGAGCTCCTGCCGGGCGAGCTGGTCGAGCGGTCGAAGTTCGAGACCGAGAACCGTCGTGTGGTCACCGAGGGCGGTCACCCCGCCTCCGGCCGTCCGCAGCTGATGGGTATCACCAAGGCCTCGCTCGCGACCGAGTCCTGGCTGTCGGCGGCGTCCTTCCAGGAGACGACCAGGGTTCTGACGGACGCGGCGATCAACGCCAAGTCCGACTCCCTGATCGGCCTCAAGGAGAACGTCATCATCGGTAAGCTCATCCCGGCCGGTACGGGCCTCGCCCGCTACCGCAACATCCGGGTCGAGCCGACCGAGGAAGCCAAGGCCGCGATGTACTCGGCCGTCGGCTACGACGACATCGACTACTCGCCCTTCGGCACCGGCTCCGGCCAGGCTGTCCCGCTGGAGGACTACGACTACGGCCCGTACAACGGCTGAGCTCGTTAGCTAGTACGAAGAAGCCCCCCGCCGCTCCGAGAGGAGAGGCGGGGGGCTTCTTCGTACCTGGGATCAGGCCCGGCGGGATCAGGCCCGTCGGCGGCGGCGCAGGCCCGTCACGGTGACCGAGGCCAGGGCCAGGAGGCCGAGGGTGGCGCCGGCCAGGCCGGGGGTGAGGCCCTGGGGGGGGTGAAGGTGCAGGAGAGCTTGTCCGTGTTCCGGGGGACGTCCAGGGAGAGCAGGCCGTGGAAGCTCTTCACCGGGGCCGAGCACTGCCAGCCGGGGACGGCGGTCATCGCGAAGACGGCGGTGCCGGAGGCCCCCTTCGGGAGGGTGGCCTCGATGCTGTGGCCGCCGGCGGTGACCCGGGTGGCGCCCGTGACCGTGAGGCGGCCGACCGTCGTGGCGAGCGCGGCCCGGTCCAGGCAGCCGGCGGGGTGCGCGCCCGCGGTGCCGCCCCGGGTACGGGTCCGTACGGTCACGTCGACCCGGCCGGAGGCGGGGACCTCGCCGAGGCGTACGACCCCGGCCGCGCGGTCCTCCAGGGGCTTCTCGGTGCCTCCGAAGGCGACGGTGCCGTACAGCCGGGGCGAGTACCAGAAGGCCTCGGAGCCGGGGGTGCACGTGGCGGTGTACCGCTGTTTCGCGGCGTTGCCGCCCCGGGTGACGGGCGGGACCTGGTAGACGGTGGCGCCGAGGACCTGCTCCTGGTGGGCGTAGACGCTGGCCGGGGGGTTGGGGGAGGTGTACGGGGCGGCGCGGACGGTGACCAGGGGCGGGGTGGGGAACGTACGGGCCGTCCAGCTGTTCTTCTCCGGACCCGGTTCGGCGCGGGCGCCGATCGAGAAGATCGCGTCCAGGACGGGGTTGTCGGCGCCGAAGAAGGTGCGGCCGTCGTTCTTGTAGCCGTAGCCGAGGGGTTCGAGGGCCTTGTACGTGGCTTCGGGGAGGTAGCTGCTGTAGTACTGCGGCCCCTCGGCCCGGAGCGACAGGGTGTCGTTGTACGAGGTCTGCGGGGCGCCGGAGTCGGTCCGGTAGGCGGGCCAGCCGTCGACCGAGCGGACGGCGTCGAAGTGGTTCGCGATCGACCTGCTCGAGGTGGCGATCGGCTTCGCCCAGCGTTCGCGGGCCCGGCGGGCGTCCGCGTTGACCGCGGCCGCGGTGGATTCGGCGAAGACGACGCCGACCATGAGGACCGCGGCCACGGGGATCAGTACCCGGCGCTTCTCGCCCAGCGCCAGCAGGACTAGGGCGAGGAGCGACACCGCGCCGCCGCCCAGGACGGCCGGCCAGGTGGCGCCGCCGAAGTCGTTGGTGCGGCGGAGCACGAAGGCGGCGGTGACCAGCAGGGCGGCGGCCGATGCCAGGTGCAGCGGCCGCGGCCGGTTGGCCAGTGAGAGCCAGGCGATGATCACGACGATGCCGCTGAAGACGAAGGTCTCGCGGTACGGGTTGCCGTTCGGCACCGCGAGCCCGTGCCACACGTACTGGGTGGGCGGGAACTGGAAGGAGACGGCGACGAGCAGGACGGCCCCCGCCCACACCAGACGGGTCCTGCGGGCGACGGCCGTGTTGAGGAGGAAGGACCCGGCCAGGATCAGGCCGAGCGAGGCCACGTACAGGCGCGGGCGGCCGCCCCACAGGTGGGTGCCGGGGAGCATGCCGGTCAGGAAGACCTCGAGCCGGACGGGATCGAAGGCGGCCGCCCGGGTGGGCTGCGAGGCCGCGCTGGAGAGGAACGAGGGGAGCAGCAGGGGGAGCGTGAGCAGGATGCCCGTCGCGGCGGCGGTCCAGGCCCGCCCCAGGGCGCGCAGCCGCCGGGACCGGGTCAGATCGAGGACGATCAGGCGGACGGCGAGCAGCACGCAGGCGGCGATCGTCGCCATCATCGCGGTGTAGAAGTTCCCGAACCAGGCGAGGGCGACCAGCAGCGCCACGCCCGGCCAGCGGCGCTCCTCCAGGCACCACTCGACGGCGATGCCCAGGAGCGGCAGCGCGACCAGGCCCCACATCCACATGGGGATGTACGAGGCGTCGCTGAGGGCCCAGCCGCACAGCGCGTAGACGGCTCCGAGGACCCCCCGCTGCCACCAGGGTCCGGGCTGGAGCTTGCCGAGGTAGACGGCCATCAGGGCGGCGGCGGTGCCCATCGTGACCGGGGTGATCGCGAAGACGGCGAGGTCCACGTGGGCGCGGGGGACCAGGACGGCCAGCCAGGAGAAGGGGTTGCCGAGGTAGGTGGAGTAGTCGGACAGGAACTGCTGGCCGAACCCGCCGCGCCAGGTGAAGAGGAGGTCGCCGGCTGACCGGCCGTGGACCAGGTCCCACAGGGCCCGGTGGAACGGGACGTACTGGTTGGCCTGGTCGTTGACGGCCCGGCCGGTGGTGCCGAAGGGGAAGGTGCCCCGGGCCGCCCAGGACGCGCAGAAGGCGCCCGAGGCGATGAGGAACGCGAGGAGCGGGCCGTAGGAGCGGGTGGCGCGGCGTGGTGCGGGCCGGTCCTGGCCGGGGGGTGGACTGCTGTGCGTCGCGGTCTCGGCGGCCAAGGTCCCCAAGGGTGTGCTCCCTGCTGTTCCGCTGTCCGACTAGTGGTATATATGGATGGTTTGTCTGACTCATCAGTTTAGGTCGGAGGCAGGGCCGGCGGACGGTGTGGCGGTGCGGTGTCGCGCCGGTGTTTCCCGGGTCAGGGGGCCCCGTCAGCCCTTCGTCCCGCTGCCGGCGGGGCGGTCCGGACGGGTGTGCGCAGGGTGCGGCCGCCGGTTTCGGGGAGGGGGTTCCTTCTTTCGGTGGAGCGCCGGGGGCGCGGTTGCCCGGCCCGGAGATGGTGCGGGGCCGCCGCTCCCGGGCGGCCCGCCGCGGGGCGCCGTACCGCGTGGGGAGCCTCCGCTTAGCACATCCGCACCACGGCCGCACATCGGAGGGACTGCATCACGGCCTCGGCCTTGTGGCGACTGGT contains:
- the rplJ gene encoding 50S ribosomal protein L10: MPTPNKAAAVAELTDQFRDSNAAVLTEYRGLTVAQLKTLRRSLGENAQYAVVKNTLTKIAANQAGITALDEHFAGPTAVAFITGDPVESAKSLRDFAKENPNLIIKAGVLDGKALTADEIKKLADLESREVLLSKLAGAFKGKQSQAASLFQALPSKFVRTAEALRVKLAEQGGAE
- the rplL gene encoding 50S ribosomal protein L7/L12, with product MAKLSQEDLLAQFEELTLIELSEFVKAFEEKFDVTAAAAVAVAGPAAGGAAPEAAEEQDEFDVILEGAGDKKIQVIKVVRELTSLGLKEAKDLVDGAPKPILEKVAKEAADKAAESLKAAGASVTVK
- the rpoB gene encoding DNA-directed RNA polymerase subunit beta; translation: MAASRNASTNTNNGASTAPLRISFAKIKEPLEVPNLLALQTESFDWLLGNAAWKSRVESALESGQDVPTKSGLEEIFEEISPIEDFSGSMSLTFRDHRFEPAKNSVDECKDRDFTYAAPLFVTAEFTNNETGEIKSQTVFMGDFPLMTNKGTFVINGTERVVVSQLVRSPGVYFDSSIDKTSDKDIFAAKIIPSRGAWLEMEIDKRDMVGVRIDRKRKQSVTVLLKALGWTTEQILEEFGEYESMRATLEKDHTQGQDDALLDIYRKLRPGEPPTREAAQTLLENLYFNPKRYDLAKVGRYKVNKKLGADEPLDAGVLTTDDVIATIKYLVKLHAGETETVGESGRSIVVETDDIDHFGNRRLRNVGELIQNQVRTGLARMERVVRERMTTQDVEAITPQTLINIRPVVASIKEFFGTSQLSQFMDQNNPLSGLTHKRRLSALGPGGLSRERAGFEVRDVHPSHYGRMCPIETPEGPNIGLIGSLASYGRVNAFGFVETPYRKVIDGVVTDEVDYLTADEEDRFVIAQANAGLSDEMRFTENRVLVRRRGGEIDYIAGDDVDYMDVSPRQMVSVATAMIPFLEHDDANRALMGANMMRQAVPLIKAEAPLVGTGMEYRCAVDAGDSIRAEKDGVVQEVSADYITVANDDGTYTTYRVAKFSRSNQGTSVNQKVIVNEGDRIIESQVLADGPATEEGEMALGKNLLVAFMPWEGHNYEDAIILSQRLVQDDVLSSIHIEEHEVDARDTKLGPEEITRDIPNVSEEVLADLDERGIIRIGADVVAGDILVGKVTPKGETELTPEERLLRAIFGEKAREVRDTSLKVPHGEIGKVIGVRVFDREEGDELPPGVNQLVRVYVAQKRKITDGDKLAGRHGNKGVISKILPIEDMPFLEDGTPVDIILNPLGVPSRMNPGQVLEIHLGWLASRGWDVSGLAEEWAERLKVIGADRVEPGTNVATPVFDGAREDEISGLFEHTIPNRDGDRLVLPSGKARLFDGRSGEPFPEPVSVGYMYILKLHHLVDDKLHARSTGPYSMITQQPLGGKAQFGGQRFGEMEVWALEAYGAAYALQELLTIKSDDVTGRVKVYEAIVKGENIPEPGIPESFKVLIKEMQSLCLNVEVLSSDGMSIEMRDTDEDVFRAAEELGIDLSRREPSSVEEV
- a CDS encoding DNA-directed RNA polymerase subunit beta' encodes the protein MLDVNFFDELRIGLATADDIRTWSHGEVKKPETINYRTLKPEKDGLFCEKIFGPTRDWECYCGKYKRVRFKGIICERCGVEVTRAKVRRERMGHIELAAPVTHIWYFKGVPSRLGYLLDLAPKDLEKVIYFAAYMITFVDDERRTRDLPSLEAHVSVERQQIENRRDSDLEGRAKKLETDLAELEAEGAKADVRRKVREGAEREMKQLRDRAQREIDRLDEVWARFKNLKVQDLEGDELLYRELRDRFGTYFDGCMGAAALQKRLESFDLDEEAERLREIIRTGKGQKKTRALKRLKVVSAFLQTSNKPKGMVLDCVPVIPPDLRPMVQLDGGRFATSDLNDLYRRVINRNNRLKRLLDLGAPEIIVNNEKRMLQEAVDALFDNGRRGRPVTGPGNRPLKSLSDMLKGKQGRFRQNLLGKRVDYSARSVIVVGPQLKLHQCGLPKAMALELFKPFVMKRLVDLNHAQNIKSAKRMVERGRTVVYDVLEEVIAEHPVLLNRAPTLHRLGIQAFEPQLVEGKAIQIHPLVCTAFNADFDGDQMAVHLPLSAEAQAEARILMLSSNNILKPADGRPVTMPTQDMVLGLFFLTTDGELRDVKGEGRAFGSTAEATMAFDNGELALQSAVDIRFPVGTIPPRGWVAPIAEEGEQEFQPGDSFRLKTTLGRALFNELLPEDYPFVDYSVGKKQLSEIVNDLAERYPKVIVAATLDNLKAAGFHWATRSGVTVAISDVVVPEAKKAIVKGYEELDEKVQKQYERGLITKDERTQELIAIWTKATNEVAEAMNANFPKTNPIFMMVDSGARGNMMQMRQIAGMRGLVSNAKNETIPRPIKASFREGLTVLEYFISTHGARKGLADTALRTADSGYLTRRLVDVSQDVIIREEDCGTERGLKLKIAVRGEDGVLRKADDVETSIYARMLAEDVVIDGKVIAPANVDLGDVLIDALVANGVEEVKTRSVLTCESAVGTCAFCYGRSLATGKLVDIGEAVGIIAAQSIGEPGTQLTMRTFHTGGVAGDDITQGLPRVVELFEARTPKGVAPISEAAGRVRIEETEKTKKIVITPDDGSEETAFPISKRAKVIVGEGDHVEVGQKLTMGATNPHDVLRILGQRAVQVHLVGEVQKVYNSQGVSIHDKHIEIIIRQMLRRVTIIESGDAELLPGELVERSKFETENRRVVTEGGHPASGRPQLMGITKASLATESWLSAASFQETTRVLTDAAINAKSDSLIGLKENVIIGKLIPAGTGLARYRNIRVEPTEEAKAAMYSAVGYDDIDYSPFGTGSGQAVPLEDYDYGPYNG
- a CDS encoding YfhO family protein, with the translated sequence MGTLAAETATHSSPPPGQDRPAPRRATRSYGPLLAFLIASGAFCASWAARGTFPFGTTGRAVNDQANQYVPFHRALWDLVHGRSAGDLLFTWRGGFGQQFLSDYSTYLGNPFSWLAVLVPRAHVDLAVFAITPVTMGTAAALMAVYLGKLQPGPWWQRGVLGAVYALCGWALSDASYIPMWMWGLVALPLLGIAVEWCLEERRWPGVALLVALAWFGNFYTAMMATIAACVLLAVRLIVLDLTRSRRLRALGRAWTAAATGILLTLPLLLPSFLSSAASQPTRAAAFDPVRLEVFLTGMLPGTHLWGGRPRLYVASLGLILAGSFLLNTAVARRTRLVWAGAVLLVAVSFQFPPTQYVWHGLAVPNGNPYRETFVFSGIVVIIAWLSLANRPRPLHLASAAALLVTAAFVLRRTNDFGGATWPAVLGGGAVSLLALVLLALGEKRRVLIPVAAVLMVGVVFAESTAAAVNADARRARERWAKPIATSSRSIANHFDAVRSVDGWPAYRTDSGAPQTSYNDTLSLRAEGPQYYSSYLPEATYKALEPLGYGYKNDGRTFFGADNPVLDAIFSIGARAEPGPEKNSWTARTFPTPPLVTVRAAPYTSPNPPASVYAHQEQVLGATVYQVPPVTRGGNAAKQRYTATCTPGSEAFWYSPRLYGTVAFGGTEKPLEDRAAGVVRLGEVPASGRVDVTVRTRTRGGTAGAHPAGCLDRAALATTVGRLTVTGATRVTAGGHSIEATLPKGASGTAVFAMTAVPGWQCSAPVKSFHGLLSLDVPRNTDKLSCTFTPPRASPPAWPAPPSASWPWPRSP